The following coding sequences lie in one Yoonia sp. G8-12 genomic window:
- a CDS encoding ABC transporter ATP-binding protein: MNEPLLRLWGLTKAYPGVVANKDVSFDIARGEVHALLGENGAGKSTLVKTIYGLVKPDSGTMTLEGEPFHPAEPRAARAAGVAMVFQHFSLFDAMNVAENIALGMENPPPQAEIAARVRTVSDQYGLPLDPDRIVGELSAGERQRVEIIRCLLQDPKLLIMDEPTSVLTPQEVEILFETLRKLSSEGTAILYISHKLEEIRALCDNAIVLRLGQVVGTCDPRATSARDMAELMVGSTLHVPEKEDKPAGETVLALKNLSAKAPHRFGTPLRDITVEVRKGEVLGIGGVAGNGQDELVAALSGEMKTTKAMISYKGAPIGHLSPNARRKMGILTAPEERMGHAAAPDMSLTENAILTAMTREKLTTNGFLHWGKARKFAEGVIAAFDVRTPGPQNAARSLSGGNLQKFVIGREIMQAPEVLVVNQPTWGVDASAAAAIRQALLDLAAKGAAVIVISQDLDELMEISDRFAALNEGRLSAPRPAAGLTVKEIGLMLGGAHDMEVAHVDA; encoded by the coding sequence ATGAACGAACCGCTGTTGCGCCTTTGGGGGCTGACGAAGGCCTACCCCGGAGTTGTTGCCAACAAGGATGTCTCTTTCGATATCGCACGCGGTGAGGTTCACGCACTCTTGGGTGAAAACGGGGCGGGCAAATCCACGCTGGTGAAAACCATCTACGGGTTGGTCAAACCGGATAGCGGGACCATGACACTGGAAGGGGAACCCTTTCACCCCGCCGAACCGCGCGCGGCGCGGGCCGCAGGCGTGGCGATGGTGTTTCAGCATTTCTCGCTTTTTGATGCGATGAACGTGGCGGAAAATATCGCCCTTGGCATGGAAAATCCGCCACCACAGGCCGAAATCGCGGCACGGGTCCGCACTGTGTCAGATCAGTATGGCCTGCCTCTTGATCCAGACCGGATCGTTGGCGAATTGTCGGCAGGCGAGCGTCAGCGGGTCGAGATCATCCGCTGCCTTTTGCAAGACCCAAAGCTGTTAATTATGGACGAACCAACCTCGGTTCTGACCCCACAAGAGGTTGAAATCCTGTTTGAAACGCTGCGCAAGCTGAGCAGTGAAGGCACGGCGATCCTTTATATTTCACACAAGCTCGAAGAGATCCGTGCGCTTTGTGACAACGCCATAGTGCTGCGGTTGGGGCAAGTTGTGGGTACCTGCGACCCGCGCGCGACCTCGGCCCGTGATATGGCGGAATTGATGGTGGGCAGCACGCTGCATGTGCCCGAAAAAGAGGACAAGCCTGCGGGTGAAACGGTCCTGGCGCTGAAAAACCTGAGCGCCAAAGCACCCCACCGCTTTGGCACCCCGTTGCGGGATATCACGGTGGAGGTACGCAAGGGCGAAGTGCTGGGCATAGGTGGGGTTGCGGGCAACGGGCAGGATGAGCTGGTCGCCGCCCTGTCGGGTGAGATGAAGACCACCAAGGCGATGATCAGCTATAAGGGGGCACCGATCGGCCACCTGTCGCCCAATGCACGCCGCAAGATGGGGATTTTGACGGCCCCCGAAGAACGGATGGGCCATGCCGCCGCGCCGGATATGAGCCTGACTGAAAATGCAATCCTAACGGCGATGACGCGTGAAAAGCTCACCACAAACGGGTTCTTGCATTGGGGAAAAGCAAGGAAATTTGCCGAAGGGGTGATTGCCGCCTTTGACGTGCGCACGCCCGGGCCGCAAAATGCGGCGCGGTCGCTCTCGGGCGGCAACTTGCAGAAATTTGTGATTGGACGCGAGATTATGCAGGCGCCCGAGGTCTTGGTCGTGAACCAGCCGACGTGGGGGGTCGATGCCTCTGCCGCCGCGGCGATCCGGCAGGCCCTGCTGGATTTGGCCGCAAAAGGCGCTGCTGTGATTGTGATCAGTCAGGATCTGGACGAGTTGATGGAGATTTCTGATCGCTTTGCGGCATTGAACGAGGGGCGGTTATCTGCGCCGCGCCCTGCGGCGGGGCTGACGGTGAAAGAGATTGGCCTGATGCTGGGTGGCGCCCATGATATGGAGGTGGCGCATGTTGATGCGTAA
- a CDS encoding ArsR/SmtB family transcription factor, whose product MTNQLDSFFGAMADPTRRAVIERLASGPASVSELHGPHKMALPTFMRHLKVLEDTGIVRSIKKGRVRTCHIEAAPLIEAQGWLAWQREIWENRLNKLDALAHQIAAQDKDL is encoded by the coding sequence ATGACCAACCAACTTGATTCCTTTTTCGGCGCAATGGCCGACCCCACCCGCCGCGCGGTCATTGAAAGGCTCGCCTCAGGCCCCGCAAGCGTCAGCGAACTGCATGGGCCACACAAGATGGCCCTGCCCACATTCATGCGGCACCTCAAAGTCCTCGAAGACACAGGCATCGTCCGGTCCATCAAGAAGGGGCGCGTGCGCACCTGCCATATCGAGGCGGCACCGCTGATCGAAGCGCAAGGCTGGCTCGCATGGCAGCGCGAGATTTGGGAAAACCGACTCAACAAACTAGACGCGCTGGCCCATCAGATCGCCGCGCAAGACAAGGATTTATGA
- the xdhB gene encoding xanthine dehydrogenase molybdopterin binding subunit, protein MSVAKPLPHDAAALHVTGAARYIDDIPTPAGTLHLAFGTAQIACGTIRAMNLEKVRSAPGVVAVLTADDLPFANDVSPSAHDEPLLATGQVHYFGQPLFLVVAHSHLAARKAATLASVDYAEDTPILTIDDAIAADSRFEDGPRVWTKGDVDSALNTSPHRVRGTINMGGQEHFYLEGQAALALPQEGGDMVVHSSTQHPTEIQHKVAEALGLPMHGVRCEVRRMGGGFGGKESQGNALAVGCAVAARLTGKPCKMRYDRDDDMMITGKRHDFRIAYDAGFDGEGRLTGVDFTQMTRCGWALDLSIPVADRAMLHADNAYHLPAARITSHRFKTNTQSATAFRGFGGPQGVLGIERVMDHIAAELGLDPVIVRQRNYYAAMDAAKGPGTGKRFGGEHSPKPTTQTTPYHMPVKDFILHEMTEALLTSSNYHARRAAIAEWNAGQEVLKKGIALSPVKFGISFTLTHLNQAGALVHVYQDGSVHMNHGGTEMGQGLFQKVAQVAAHRFGIDVAAVKITATDTGKVPNTSATAASSGTDLNGMAVANACDIIRERIANCLAELHQTQAENVRFEDGQVFVGDRQMTFTEAAQTAYLNRVSLSATGFYKTPDLAWDRIKGTGTPFFYFAQGAAVTEVVIDTLTGENRILRTDILHDAGASLNPALDIGQVEGGYVQGAGWLTTEELVWDEKGRLRTHAPATYKIPACSDRPDIFNIALWDQPNPAQTIYRSKAVGEPPFMLGTSAFLALSDAVAACGSAFPDLQAPATAEEVLRAVKRART, encoded by the coding sequence ATGAGCGTCGCCAAGCCACTCCCCCACGATGCCGCAGCCCTGCATGTGACGGGTGCTGCGCGCTACATCGACGATATTCCGACACCTGCAGGCACGTTGCATCTGGCCTTTGGGACCGCGCAGATCGCCTGCGGCACCATCCGCGCGATGAACCTTGAAAAGGTGAGAAGCGCCCCCGGCGTGGTTGCTGTCCTCACCGCCGATGACCTGCCTTTTGCCAATGACGTCTCGCCCTCGGCACATGACGAACCGCTGCTTGCCACAGGGCAGGTCCATTATTTCGGGCAGCCGCTCTTTTTGGTGGTCGCGCACTCGCATCTTGCCGCACGCAAGGCGGCCACGCTGGCATCGGTAGACTATGCCGAGGACACGCCCATCCTGACCATCGACGATGCCATCGCCGCTGACAGCCGCTTTGAGGACGGCCCGCGCGTATGGACCAAAGGCGACGTGGACAGCGCCCTGAACACATCACCGCACCGCGTCCGTGGCACTATCAACATGGGCGGTCAGGAACATTTCTACCTTGAGGGCCAAGCGGCCCTCGCCCTGCCGCAGGAAGGCGGGGATATGGTTGTGCATAGCTCTACCCAGCACCCCACCGAAATACAGCATAAAGTGGCCGAGGCGCTAGGTCTGCCGATGCACGGCGTCCGCTGCGAAGTGCGCCGCATGGGTGGCGGCTTTGGCGGCAAAGAAAGCCAAGGCAACGCGCTGGCGGTCGGTTGCGCGGTTGCTGCGCGGCTGACAGGTAAGCCTTGCAAAATGCGCTACGACCGCGATGATGACATGATGATCACCGGCAAGCGGCATGACTTCCGCATTGCCTATGATGCGGGATTTGACGGCGAAGGGCGGCTGACAGGCGTCGATTTCACACAAATGACGCGCTGCGGTTGGGCACTTGATCTGTCAATCCCTGTTGCAGATCGTGCGATGCTGCATGCAGATAACGCTTACCACTTGCCTGCCGCGCGGATCACTTCTCACCGGTTCAAGACCAACACGCAATCCGCCACTGCCTTTCGCGGGTTTGGTGGCCCGCAAGGGGTGCTGGGGATTGAGCGGGTCATGGATCACATTGCTGCGGAACTGGGTCTCGATCCGGTGATCGTACGGCAGCGCAATTACTACGCAGCGATGGACGCAGCAAAAGGGCCCGGTACGGGTAAACGGTTTGGTGGTGAACACTCACCAAAGCCCACGACACAAACCACGCCCTATCATATGCCGGTCAAGGATTTCATCCTGCATGAGATGACCGAAGCCCTGCTGACCTCGTCCAACTATCACGCCCGCCGTGCCGCCATTGCAGAATGGAACGCGGGTCAAGAAGTTTTGAAAAAGGGCATCGCACTTAGCCCCGTCAAATTCGGCATTTCATTCACGCTAACCCACCTTAATCAGGCGGGCGCGTTGGTGCATGTCTACCAAGACGGCTCGGTTCACATGAACCACGGCGGGACCGAAATGGGCCAAGGCCTGTTCCAGAAAGTGGCGCAGGTCGCAGCGCATCGGTTCGGGATTGATGTGGCCGCTGTGAAGATAACGGCCACGGATACCGGCAAAGTGCCCAACACGTCGGCCACGGCGGCCTCTTCGGGGACAGACCTGAACGGCATGGCGGTGGCGAATGCCTGCGATATCATTCGTGAGCGGATCGCCAACTGTCTGGCAGAGCTGCACCAGACGCAGGCAGAGAATGTGCGATTTGAGGATGGTCAGGTTTTTGTCGGTGACAGGCAGATGACATTCACCGAGGCCGCGCAAACCGCCTATCTCAACCGCGTGAGCCTCTCAGCAACAGGCTTTTACAAAACGCCCGATCTGGCGTGGGACCGTATCAAAGGGACAGGCACGCCGTTCTTCTATTTTGCGCAAGGTGCAGCGGTAACCGAGGTTGTGATCGACACGTTGACCGGCGAAAACCGTATTCTGCGCACCGATATCCTGCATGACGCAGGCGCATCGCTGAACCCTGCGCTGGATATCGGTCAGGTTGAGGGCGGCTATGTCCAAGGGGCGGGCTGGTTGACCACAGAAGAGCTGGTCTGGGACGAGAAAGGGCGGCTGCGCACCCATGCGCCTGCGACTTACAAAATCCCCGCCTGTTCCGACAGGCCTGATATTTTCAACATAGCTCTTTGGGACCAACCCAACCCTGCGCAGACGATCTATCGTTCCAAAGCGGTGGGCGAACCACCTTTCATGCTGGGCACATCGGCGTTTCTCGCCCTGTCAGACGCGGTGGCCGCTTGCGGCTCCGCGTTCCCCGACCTGCAAGCACCTGCGACCGCAGAAGAAGTGTTGCGCGCTGTCAAAAGGGCGCGCACATGA
- the xdhA gene encoding xanthine dehydrogenase small subunit, whose amino-acid sequence MNVTFLLNGETVQVEAEPTRTLLDWLREDRGLCGTKEGCNEGDCGACTVMVTDAGGAKALNACILFLPQLHGKAVRTVEGISAPDGALHPVQQAMIDHHGSQCGFCTPGFIASMATGHLHGRTDHDDVLAGNLCRCTGYAPIVRAAQAAQAAPAPAWTKDEIPVVEAVPYAPDTLEDLADWYAANPDATLIAGATDVGLWVTKQLRALPQVAFLNRCAPLRDITETGDTIHFGAAVTMTNVLEVIRTAHPSYAEMIRRYGSEQVRNAATVGGNIANGSPIGDNPPALIALGATLHLRHGGKTRDLPIEDFFIAYGKQDRRSGELVTGVTLPRHAPALRCYKISKRFDQDISAVCGCFNVTVADGVVTQARIAFGGMAGTPHRAYKVEAALIGQPWTSETIQEAVTYFVEDYTPMSDMRASADYRLEVAQNLLHRYFAEMRGQVTSVLEVTP is encoded by the coding sequence ATGAACGTCACGTTTCTTCTCAACGGGGAAACCGTGCAGGTCGAGGCGGAACCGACGCGCACCCTGCTTGATTGGCTGCGCGAAGACCGCGGGCTGTGCGGCACCAAAGAAGGCTGTAACGAAGGCGATTGTGGGGCTTGCACCGTCATGGTCACCGACGCGGGCGGCGCCAAAGCGCTGAACGCCTGCATTCTGTTTCTGCCCCAACTGCATGGCAAAGCGGTGCGCACAGTCGAGGGCATCAGCGCCCCGGATGGTGCGCTGCACCCCGTGCAGCAAGCGATGATCGACCATCACGGATCGCAATGCGGGTTTTGCACCCCCGGATTTATCGCCTCAATGGCCACAGGGCACCTGCACGGACGCACGGACCATGACGATGTCCTTGCTGGCAACCTGTGCCGCTGCACCGGTTATGCGCCCATCGTACGGGCGGCACAGGCGGCACAGGCGGCACCGGCGCCTGCGTGGACCAAGGACGAAATACCTGTTGTTGAAGCCGTGCCATATGCGCCCGACACGCTTGAGGATTTGGCAGACTGGTACGCTGCCAACCCCGATGCAACGCTGATCGCAGGGGCAACCGACGTTGGCCTGTGGGTAACCAAACAATTGCGCGCACTGCCGCAGGTCGCCTTTTTGAACCGATGCGCTCCTTTGCGCGACATCACCGAGACAGGCGACACCATCCATTTCGGGGCTGCCGTCACGATGACCAACGTGCTGGAAGTGATCCGCACAGCGCACCCGTCCTACGCTGAAATGATCCGGCGCTACGGCTCTGAGCAGGTCCGCAACGCGGCCACCGTCGGCGGGAATATCGCCAATGGATCGCCCATCGGTGATAACCCGCCAGCGCTGATCGCACTCGGGGCGACCTTGCACCTGCGCCATGGCGGCAAAACCCGCGATCTGCCGATTGAGGATTTCTTTATCGCTTATGGCAAACAGGATCGTCGGTCGGGCGAGTTGGTAACCGGTGTCACTTTGCCCCGACACGCCCCGGCCCTGCGCTGCTACAAAATCTCAAAACGTTTTGATCAGGATATCTCGGCGGTCTGTGGCTGTTTCAATGTCACCGTCGCGGACGGCGTTGTAACCCAAGCGCGGATCGCCTTTGGCGGCATGGCTGGCACCCCGCATCGCGCATATAAAGTTGAAGCAGCTTTGATCGGCCAACCTTGGACCTCTGAGACGATCCAAGAGGCCGTCACATATTTCGTAGAAGATTACACACCCATGTCCGATATGCGCGCCAGTGCGGATTACCGCCTTGAAGTCGCGCAAAACTTGCTTCACCGCTATTTCGCTGAAATGCGTGGACAGGTCACATCCGTTTTGGAGGTGACACCATGA
- the dnaE gene encoding DNA polymerase III subunit alpha — protein sequence MTADPRFIHLRVHTEYSLLEGAIPTKKLPGMIAAMGMPAVAVTDTNNMFCALEFSEGASKAGVQPIIGCQLDVTFVAAEPGKRAEAPAPIVLLAQSEAGYMNLMKLNSCAYLDAQGQLPQVTLEELAQYHAGLICLSGGPDGPVGRLLRQGQRPKAEAFLDRLAAIYPDRLYVELQRHPGDGLPEAERLSERGHIEMAYAKGLPLVATNDVYFPKTELYEAHDALICIADGAYVDQQEPRRRLTPQHYLKSPQEMATLFADLPEAIENTVEIARRCAFKAYKRAPILPKFADDEVAELRRQAQEGLKARLAVIPHAADVAEYEKRLEFELGIIEGMGFPGYFLIVADFIKWAKDQEIPVGPGRGSGAGSLVAYALLITDLDPLRYSLLFERFLNPERVSMPDFDIDFCMDRREEVIRYVQDKYGRDKVGQIITFGALLSKAAVRDVGRVLQMPYGQVDRLSKMIPVEGVKPVSIEKALADEPRLREEAKNEEVVDRLLTYAQQVEGLLRNASTHAAGVVIGDRPLDELVPLYQDPRSDMPATQFNMKWVEQAGLVKFDFLGLKTLTVIQNAVELIRKTGRPLNQAADGTKLYDVLKGFEYDIGAIPLDDEKSYALYSSAKTTAVFQVESSGMMDALKRMKPTCIEDIVALVALYRPGPMENIPTYCEVKNGQKELESIHPSIDHILKETQGIIVYQEQVMEIAQVMAGYSLGGADLLRRAMGKKIAEEMAKERPKFEDGAKANGVEPKKAREVFDLLEKFANYGFNKSHAAAYAVVSYQTAWLKANHPVEFMAGVMNCDIHLTDKLGVYFQEVKKGLGIAYTPPCVNRSQATFDVKDQKLVYALGALKNVGVEAMKLIVAGREDREFVNLFDFARRCDLKRIGKRPLEMLARAGAFDVLDPNRRRVMMSLDALTAYSAAIHDQKSSNQVSLFGDAGEDLPEPRLMDGADWLPAERLAEEFKAIGFYLSGHPLDDYMSALKRKQVLTLDEVIAKAERGACVVKMAGTVSGRQERKSARGNRFAFAQLSDPTGQYEVTLFSDTLEAAREYLETGSQVVLTCEATMEADQLKLLGRSVGPVDAVVADAGGAGLRVFIDGPEVIGSVASVLANAASGAVRASRGPIYFCLMNDDLPGEVELDLGEEFPVNPQIKGALRSLGGVIEVEDA from the coding sequence ATGACTGCTGATCCCCGATTCATTCACCTGCGCGTCCACACGGAATATTCGTTGCTGGAAGGCGCGATCCCCACCAAAAAACTGCCCGGCATGATTGCGGCTATGGGCATGCCTGCTGTGGCGGTCACTGACACCAATAACATGTTCTGCGCGTTGGAGTTTTCCGAAGGGGCATCCAAAGCAGGGGTGCAGCCGATTATCGGGTGCCAGCTGGATGTGACGTTTGTCGCCGCAGAACCCGGCAAACGCGCCGAGGCCCCGGCACCGATTGTGCTGCTGGCCCAGTCCGAGGCGGGGTATATGAACCTGATGAAGCTGAACTCTTGCGCGTACCTGGATGCGCAGGGCCAGTTGCCGCAGGTGACGCTAGAGGAGCTAGCGCAGTATCACGCAGGCCTGATTTGTCTGTCCGGTGGTCCCGACGGGCCGGTGGGCCGGTTGTTGCGCCAAGGTCAGCGGCCCAAGGCCGAGGCGTTTCTCGACAGGCTCGCCGCGATCTATCCCGACAGGCTCTATGTGGAATTGCAGCGCCATCCGGGCGATGGTTTGCCCGAGGCCGAGCGTTTGTCAGAGCGTGGCCATATCGAAATGGCCTATGCCAAGGGGCTGCCGCTGGTGGCCACCAATGACGTCTACTTCCCCAAGACAGAGCTTTATGAAGCACACGATGCGCTGATTTGTATCGCGGACGGGGCCTATGTCGACCAGCAAGAGCCACGCCGCAGGCTGACACCGCAGCATTATCTTAAATCACCGCAAGAGATGGCGACGCTCTTTGCCGATCTGCCAGAGGCGATTGAAAACACTGTTGAAATCGCGAGGCGATGTGCGTTCAAAGCCTATAAACGTGCGCCGATCCTGCCGAAGTTCGCCGATGACGAGGTTGCTGAATTGCGCCGTCAGGCCCAAGAGGGGCTGAAGGCGCGCTTGGCTGTGATCCCCCATGCCGCTGACGTTGCGGAGTACGAAAAACGGCTCGAATTCGAGCTTGGAATCATCGAAGGCATGGGGTTTCCGGGCTATTTTTTGATCGTTGCCGACTTTATCAAATGGGCGAAGGATCAAGAGATTCCCGTGGGTCCGGGCCGTGGCTCCGGTGCGGGGTCTTTGGTGGCCTATGCGCTGCTCATTACCGATTTGGACCCGCTGCGCTATTCGCTGCTGTTCGAACGCTTCCTGAACCCTGAACGTGTGTCGATGCCTGACTTCGACATCGACTTTTGCATGGACCGCCGCGAAGAGGTGATCCGCTATGTGCAAGACAAATACGGGCGCGACAAAGTCGGGCAGATCATTACCTTCGGTGCGCTTTTGTCAAAAGCCGCGGTGCGCGACGTGGGCCGTGTTTTGCAAATGCCTTACGGTCAGGTGGACCGGCTGTCGAAGATGATCCCTGTGGAAGGTGTGAAACCCGTTTCCATCGAAAAGGCGCTGGCTGACGAACCGCGCTTGCGTGAAGAGGCAAAGAACGAAGAGGTCGTGGACCGCCTGCTGACCTATGCGCAGCAGGTCGAAGGGTTGTTGCGGAATGCCTCGACCCACGCAGCGGGTGTGGTGATTGGTGACCGGCCTTTGGATGAATTGGTGCCGCTTTATCAGGACCCGCGCTCGGACATGCCCGCGACCCAGTTCAACATGAAATGGGTGGAACAGGCCGGGCTGGTGAAGTTCGACTTTCTGGGTTTGAAAACGCTGACCGTCATTCAGAACGCGGTTGAGTTGATCAGAAAGACGGGGCGTCCGCTCAATCAGGCGGCGGATGGGACCAAGCTCTATGATGTGCTTAAGGGATTTGAATACGATATCGGGGCGATCCCGCTGGATGATGAAAAATCTTACGCGTTATACTCCAGCGCTAAAACCACGGCTGTGTTTCAGGTTGAATCCAGCGGTATGATGGATGCGCTCAAGCGCATGAAACCGACCTGTATCGAGGATATTGTGGCGCTGGTGGCGCTTTACCGCCCCGGCCCGATGGAGAACATTCCGACTTACTGCGAGGTGAAGAACGGGCAGAAGGAGTTGGAATCGATCCACCCGTCGATTGACCACATCCTGAAAGAAACCCAAGGCATCATTGTTTATCAAGAACAGGTGATGGAAATCGCGCAGGTCATGGCGGGCTATTCGCTTGGCGGTGCGGATTTGCTGCGCCGTGCGATGGGTAAAAAGATCGCCGAGGAAATGGCCAAAGAGCGTCCGAAGTTCGAGGACGGCGCCAAGGCCAACGGGGTAGAGCCCAAGAAAGCCCGCGAGGTTTTCGACCTGTTGGAAAAATTCGCCAACTACGGTTTCAACAAATCCCACGCGGCGGCCTACGCCGTGGTCAGTTATCAGACGGCATGGCTCAAGGCCAACCATCCGGTTGAATTCATGGCCGGTGTGATGAACTGCGACATCCATCTGACGGATAAGCTCGGTGTCTATTTTCAAGAGGTCAAAAAAGGGCTGGGGATTGCATATACCCCGCCATGTGTGAACCGCAGTCAGGCGACATTTGATGTGAAAGATCAAAAGCTTGTCTACGCGCTGGGCGCTTTGAAGAACGTGGGCGTCGAGGCGATGAAGCTGATCGTTGCCGGGCGTGAAGACCGCGAGTTTGTGAACCTCTTTGACTTTGCCCGCCGCTGCGATCTCAAGCGGATCGGAAAGCGCCCGCTCGAAATGCTGGCGCGTGCGGGGGCGTTTGATGTGCTGGACCCGAACCGCCGCCGCGTGATGATGAGCTTGGATGCGCTGACGGCTTATTCTGCTGCAATCCACGATCAGAAATCGTCCAATCAGGTCTCGCTTTTCGGGGATGCGGGCGAGGATTTGCCGGAACCGCGTTTGATGGATGGTGCGGACTGGTTGCCTGCGGAACGTCTGGCCGAAGAGTTCAAGGCGATTGGTTTTTATCTGTCGGGTCATCCGCTGGATGACTATATGAGCGCGCTGAAACGCAAGCAGGTCCTGACGCTGGACGAGGTGATTGCCAAGGCTGAACGCGGGGCATGTGTGGTGAAAATGGCCGGTACAGTTTCGGGGAGGCAGGAACGGAAATCGGCCCGCGGCAACCGCTTTGCCTTTGCGCAACTCTCTGATCCGACAGGACAATATGAGGTTACACTATTTTCAGATACGTTAGAGGCCGCACGCGAATACCTTGAAACCGGCAGTCAGGTGGTGCTGACCTGCGAGGCCACGATGGAGGCCGATCAGCTCAAACTTCTGGGGCGTTCGGTTGGTCCTGTGGATGCGGTGGTCGCCGATGCAGGCGGTGCGGGGCTGCGTGTCTTTATTGACGGGCCGGAGGTGATTGGATCGGTGGCAAGCGTGCTGGCCAATGCCGCCAGCGGCGCTGTGCGGGCATCGCGTGGCCCGATCTACTTTTGCCTGATGAATGATGACCTGCCCGGCGAAGTCGAGCTTGATCTGGGCGAGGAATTTCCGGTCAATCCGCAGATCAAAGGGGCGCTGCGATCCTTGGGCGGGGTGATCGAGGTAGAGGACGCCTAG
- a CDS encoding SRPBCC domain-containing protein has protein sequence MTLDTKSFDMHRTLPLPPDRLWALLTDAKHREKWGAPDPETVLIVDVADVRVGGLDRHRCGPADAPEFVVDTRWYDLTQPIRAVFTETLIFGGTTACTSLVTYSLDAAGKGTELGVTVAVSSFTGPETLEELQQGWNGGIDNLALYAAKYAADA, from the coding sequence ATGACACTTGATACCAAATCCTTTGACATGCACCGTACGCTTCCGCTTCCGCCGGATCGCCTCTGGGCATTGCTGACCGATGCCAAACACCGCGAAAAGTGGGGCGCGCCTGATCCAGAAACGGTCCTGATCGTCGATGTGGCTGATGTTCGCGTGGGTGGACTAGACCGGCATCGCTGCGGCCCGGCAGATGCGCCCGAATTTGTGGTCGATACCCGCTGGTACGACCTGACACAGCCCATCCGCGCCGTCTTTACCGAGACCCTAATCTTTGGCGGCACCACCGCCTGCACCAGCCTTGTGACCTACAGTTTGGACGCGGCAGGCAAGGGGACCGAACTTGGTGTGACGGTGGCGGTGTCATCATTCACAGGCCCTGAAACGTTGGAAGAGTTGCAGCAAGGCTGGAATGGTGGAATTGATAATCTGGCGCTTTATGCCGCAAAATACGCTGCTGACGCATAA
- the xdhC gene encoding xanthine dehydrogenase accessory protein XdhC: MTAIRITVTKTAGSVPRDAGTQMLVWADRTEGTIGGGTLEWEAMTEARRMLRDGRTNHSVTMPLGPALGQCCGGSVSLLWEEAEAMTTPPARPLWIYGAGHVGRALVNVMAPLPDFDITWVDTGADRFPETDVTILVAKNPALIVKHAPLDADHLILTYSHEIDLALCHALLRHDFHGVGLIGSATKWARFKSRLAALGHAHAQISRIACPIGDPSLGKHPAAIALGVATAMIRPEARQTKECTA, encoded by the coding sequence ATGACGGCGATCCGCATCACCGTAACCAAGACCGCAGGGTCTGTGCCGCGTGATGCAGGCACGCAGATGCTGGTTTGGGCGGACCGGACAGAAGGCACCATCGGCGGCGGCACCTTGGAATGGGAGGCGATGACCGAAGCACGCCGTATGCTGCGCGATGGCCGCACGAACCACAGTGTCACGATGCCGCTGGGACCTGCGCTAGGGCAATGCTGCGGCGGATCGGTCAGTCTGTTGTGGGAAGAGGCGGAGGCGATGACCACACCCCCTGCCCGCCCACTGTGGATTTATGGCGCAGGCCATGTCGGGCGTGCCTTGGTCAATGTGATGGCACCTTTGCCGGATTTTGACATCACTTGGGTGGACACTGGCGCAGATCGATTTCCGGAAACGGATGTCACAATCCTTGTCGCCAAAAACCCTGCGCTGATCGTCAAGCACGCGCCCCTTGATGCAGATCACCTGATTCTCACCTACAGCCATGAAATTGACCTCGCTCTGTGTCACGCGCTGCTTCGTCACGACTTTCATGGCGTCGGATTGATCGGATCGGCAACTAAATGGGCGCGCTTCAAGTCCCGTCTCGCGGCATTGGGGCATGCGCACGCACAAATCTCGCGCATTGCGTGTCCGATCGGGGATCCATCCCTTGGAAAACACCCCGCGGCGATTGCACTTGGCGTGGCAACTGCGATGATCAGACCAGAGGCCCGCCAAACTAAGGAGTGCACTGCATGA